One Longimicrobiales bacterium DNA window includes the following coding sequences:
- a CDS encoding response regulator: MTWPAFRVYPSRACAVLPQGCDAADRHESRTDPSRSGTSIRHFGMTAQAFNDRRRVLVVDDEPYIGRIIQLKLESAPYDVELVHDGRDALERLRSDDPVDLILLDIMMPHVSGIEVLTELRRLPHRADTPVIMLTAKGHETDREQAARLGASDFLTKPFSPKKLLARIDELFAA; the protein is encoded by the coding sequence TTGACTTGGCCAGCCTTCCGGGTCTATCCTTCGCGCGCGTGTGCTGTCCTTCCGCAGGGCTGCGACGCGGCTGACCGGCACGAATCTCGCACCGACCCCTCGCGGTCCGGCACCTCGATTCGGCACTTCGGAATGACCGCGCAAGCCTTCAACGATCGACGCCGCGTACTCGTCGTTGACGACGAGCCTTACATCGGACGCATCATCCAGCTCAAGCTGGAGAGCGCGCCCTACGACGTGGAGCTCGTGCATGACGGTCGCGACGCGCTCGAACGGCTCCGCTCGGACGATCCGGTCGACCTCATCCTGCTCGACATCATGATGCCGCATGTCAGCGGGATCGAGGTCCTGACCGAGCTCCGACGCCTGCCGCACCGCGCCGATACGCCTGTCATCATGCTCACCGCCAAGGGCCACGAAACCGATCGCGAGCAGGCTGCCCGCCTCGGCGCATCCGATTTCCTGACGAAGCCGTTCAGCCCGAAGAAACTGCTTGCCCGCATCGACGAGCTTTTCGCCGCGTGA
- a CDS encoding sugar phosphate nucleotidyltransferase, with amino-acid sequence MPASTSFSPRDIDLWAVILAGGVGSRFWPVSTPARPKQLLPLAGDEPLIAQTVARIAPLVGLDRIRILAGESLGRQILSTVPDLEAASLLVEPRARGTAPVLAWAAHTIARANPDAVMASLHADHRIEPAGAFRTTIARAAQLAHAEQRLFTIGATPTRPETGYGYIRTGAAFGDDAWAVDEFVEKPDRATAERYITQGFLWNTGLFVWPVSLLLAQLQQHTPELAPLLPLLDEGRVDEFFARAPSLSIDNGLLERSDRVGVVRAAFDWDDVGAWDALARTRAADARGNVGVGSTHFVDADDCIAWSDSGDVVVFGARDLVVVQANGVTFVAPRALAPDLKRALAQLPERLVQLQGNRP; translated from the coding sequence TTGCCCGCATCGACGAGCTTTTCGCCGCGTGACATCGACCTCTGGGCCGTCATCCTGGCCGGTGGCGTCGGCTCGCGCTTCTGGCCGGTCTCCACACCGGCACGCCCGAAGCAGCTGCTCCCGCTGGCGGGCGATGAGCCGCTCATCGCGCAGACCGTAGCGCGCATCGCGCCGCTGGTCGGGCTCGACCGCATCCGCATCCTCGCGGGCGAGTCGCTCGGTCGGCAGATCCTCTCCACCGTCCCTGACCTGGAAGCGGCCAGCCTGCTGGTCGAGCCGCGGGCTCGCGGCACTGCGCCCGTGCTCGCCTGGGCGGCACACACCATCGCGCGTGCGAATCCCGATGCGGTCATGGCATCACTGCATGCCGATCATCGCATCGAGCCTGCAGGCGCGTTCCGCACGACGATCGCACGCGCCGCACAGCTGGCGCACGCGGAGCAGCGCCTGTTCACGATCGGCGCGACGCCGACCCGGCCGGAGACGGGCTACGGTTACATCCGCACGGGTGCCGCCTTCGGCGACGATGCGTGGGCGGTCGACGAGTTCGTCGAAAAGCCGGATCGTGCGACGGCGGAGCGTTACATCACGCAGGGCTTCCTCTGGAACACGGGCCTGTTCGTGTGGCCCGTGTCGCTTCTGCTCGCCCAGCTGCAGCAGCACACACCCGAGCTCGCGCCGCTGCTGCCATTGCTCGACGAGGGCCGCGTCGACGAGTTCTTCGCACGCGCACCGTCGCTCTCGATCGACAACGGGCTGCTCGAGCGGAGTGACCGGGTGGGCGTGGTGCGCGCCGCGTTCGACTGGGACGACGTCGGTGCATGGGACGCGCTCGCGCGGACGCGCGCCGCGGACGCACGCGGCAACGTCGGTGTCGGCAGCACGCACTTCGTCGATGCCGATGACTGCATCGCCTGGTCGGACAGCGGCGACGTGGTCGTGTTCGGGGCGCGTGATCTCGTGGTGGTGCAGGCCAACGGTGTGACGTTCGTGGCGCCGCGCGCGCTTGCACCCGACCTGAAGCGTGCGCTGGCTCAGCTCCCGGAGCGGCTGGTGCAGCTGCAGGGGAACCGGCCGTGA
- a CDS encoding putative sugar nucleotidyl transferase, with amino-acid sequence MTPQLFLFDDVRAAAWQPFTLTRPAGELLFGAHTMRARAELVFGVPAIGHIAPGLEGFSEPEAPPVIDANRVAADAPRILLLSRAVPAFQALPAWSQHTTRISIGGRTAGWYLPAGAPLPDPGELHAADARHGDVVEIEGRVLANVWELIVGNPEQVKLDAAAARARGAAVGALPQHVQLIGSAADVIIGADVTIEPGVVFDTSHGPIWLDDRSTVRAFTRLAGPSYIGRDSSILGGSVAEVSIGPVCKVHGEVEASVVLGYANKAHDGFLGHAYLGRWVNLGALTTNSDLKNNYGTIRLWTPDGDVDTGEMKIGCLLGDHVKTGIGTMLNTGTVVGTGSNLFGAAMPPKYVPPFSWGSGSDLTGYDLDRFLTTAERVMQRRGLQLEPGVRGLLSRVHERARKGQ; translated from the coding sequence GTGACTCCGCAGCTCTTCCTGTTCGACGACGTGCGGGCTGCCGCCTGGCAGCCGTTCACGCTCACGCGTCCGGCGGGCGAGCTGCTCTTCGGCGCGCACACGATGCGCGCGCGGGCCGAGCTCGTGTTCGGGGTTCCCGCGATCGGTCACATTGCGCCGGGTCTCGAGGGCTTCAGCGAACCCGAGGCGCCGCCCGTCATCGACGCGAACCGCGTGGCCGCCGACGCGCCACGCATCCTGCTGCTTTCGCGCGCGGTGCCCGCGTTCCAGGCGTTGCCCGCGTGGTCACAGCACACCACGCGGATCAGTATCGGCGGACGGACCGCAGGATGGTACCTGCCTGCCGGCGCACCGCTGCCCGACCCCGGTGAGCTGCACGCAGCGGACGCACGTCACGGCGACGTCGTCGAGATCGAAGGACGCGTGCTCGCGAACGTGTGGGAGCTGATCGTCGGCAACCCGGAGCAGGTGAAGCTCGACGCCGCGGCCGCCCGCGCACGCGGCGCTGCGGTCGGCGCGCTGCCGCAGCACGTGCAGCTCATCGGCAGCGCCGCGGACGTGATCATCGGGGCGGACGTCACGATCGAGCCCGGCGTCGTGTTCGACACGTCGCATGGTCCGATATGGCTCGACGACCGCTCCACGGTGCGCGCGTTCACCCGGCTCGCGGGACCCAGCTACATCGGCCGCGACTCGAGCATCCTCGGCGGTTCGGTCGCGGAGGTGTCGATCGGCCCCGTGTGCAAGGTGCACGGAGAGGTCGAGGCCTCGGTCGTGCTCGGCTACGCGAACAAGGCACACGACGGCTTCCTCGGCCACGCATACCTCGGCCGCTGGGTCAACCTGGGCGCGCTCACGACCAACAGCGACCTGAAGAACAACTACGGCACGATCCGGCTCTGGACGCCGGACGGCGACGTCGATACCGGCGAGATGAAGATCGGCTGCCTGCTCGGCGATCACGTAAAGACCGGCATCGGCACGATGCTCAATACCGGCACGGTCGTCGGCACCGGCTCCAATCTCTTTGGCGCAGCCATGCCGCCGAAGTACGTGCCGCCCTTCTCCTGGGGCAGCGGCAGCGACCTCACCGGCTACGATCTCGATCGCTTCCTCACGACGGCCGAGCGTGTGATGCAGCGGCGCGGCCTCCAGCTCGAGCCCGGCGTCCGTGGCCTGCTCTCGCGCGTCCACGAACGCGCCCGGAAGGGGCAGTAG
- a CDS encoding MBL fold metallo-hydrolase, with protein MRVTVLGSGSTGNATLVESGDVRILIDAGFSGRDLERRMRTVGVDPASLQAILITHDHGDHTRGMGVLARRFDVPILMTQITEHACRALLTGRERVEHYRSLEPFRIGPFEVMPFVTVHDAADPVAITVRHVETGAKMGVATDLGRPTAPVRAALAGCHMLVLEANHDESMLWAGPYPWSVKQRIASSHGHLSNRAAAELAHELYHPNLVAVALAHLSEHCNDGGLARDVIGLALDRRGYRGRLDVAPQAEPLEPFDVNALRRSSGQGEQLTLL; from the coding sequence GTGCGCGTGACCGTGCTGGGCAGCGGGAGCACCGGCAATGCAACGCTGGTCGAATCCGGCGACGTCCGCATCCTGATCGATGCCGGCTTCAGCGGCCGCGATCTCGAGCGACGAATGCGCACCGTCGGGGTCGACCCCGCCTCGCTGCAGGCGATCCTGATCACGCATGACCACGGCGACCACACGCGCGGCATGGGCGTTCTCGCGCGGCGCTTCGACGTGCCGATCCTGATGACGCAGATCACCGAGCATGCGTGCCGCGCACTGCTCACCGGCCGCGAGCGCGTCGAGCACTACCGCAGCCTCGAGCCGTTCCGCATCGGACCGTTCGAAGTGATGCCGTTCGTCACGGTGCACGACGCCGCAGACCCGGTCGCGATCACGGTCCGGCATGTCGAGACAGGTGCGAAGATGGGCGTGGCGACGGATCTCGGCCGGCCGACCGCTCCCGTGCGCGCTGCGCTGGCGGGCTGCCACATGCTCGTGCTCGAGGCGAATCACGACGAGTCGATGCTTTGGGCGGGTCCCTATCCCTGGTCGGTCAAGCAGCGGATCGCGTCGAGTCACGGCCACCTTTCCAACCGGGCTGCCGCAGAGCTCGCACACGAGCTCTACCATCCGAACCTGGTCGCCGTTGCGCTCGCACACCTCAGCGAGCACTGCAACGACGGCGGCCTCGCCAGGGACGTGATCGGGCTGGCCCTCGACCGCCGCGGCTACCGCGGCCGGTTGGACGTGGCGCCGCAGGCGGAGCCACTCGAGCCGTTCGACGTGAACGCGCTGAGGCGCAGCTCCGGGCAGGGCGAGCAGCTGACGCTGCTGTAG